One Mesorhizobium sp. J428 DNA segment encodes these proteins:
- a CDS encoding DUF2231 domain-containing protein: MTYQHSLPTGNWAFDSAYRTLATFPICAFSLTVFTDVAYWRSANLLWLHFSEWLLLAGLVFGILAAAALLASYVVSKVRPAWPHAIGGVVVLALAALNSFIHTADGWTAVMPWGLAISVVTVLAMIVTGWIGSRHVHHV; this comes from the coding sequence ATGACCTATCAGCATTCGCTGCCTACGGGGAATTGGGCGTTCGACTCGGCCTATAGAACTCTCGCGACGTTTCCCATCTGCGCCTTTAGCCTGACGGTTTTCACCGACGTCGCATACTGGCGCTCTGCCAATCTCCTGTGGTTGCATTTCTCCGAGTGGCTTCTGCTAGCGGGACTGGTCTTTGGCATTCTGGCGGCGGCTGCCCTGCTGGCCTCATACGTCGTCAGTAAAGTCCGCCCGGCCTGGCCTCATGCCATCGGCGGCGTGGTCGTATTGGCGTTGGCCGCGCTCAACAGTTTTATCCACACTGCTGATGGATGGACCGCGGTCATGCCCTGGGGCCTCGCGATCTCTGTCGTGACCGTCCTTGCAATGATCGTCACGGGGTGGATCGGTTCGAGGCACGTCCATCATGTCTAG
- a CDS encoding DUF982 domain-containing protein → MNDRMFDSPVYVKDGSTLVREIACLEDALDFLEDWPANRRNLVYETALRACRRVYEADYPLSAARDAFKGFAKSAHILKDVDAPFPWMTMDKAKGGGVIA, encoded by the coding sequence ATGAACGATCGGATGTTTGACAGCCCCGTCTACGTAAAGGACGGAAGCACCCTGGTCAGGGAAATCGCCTGCCTGGAGGATGCCCTGGATTTTCTGGAAGACTGGCCCGCGAACCGTCGGAATCTGGTTTATGAGACGGCCTTGCGGGCGTGTCGACGCGTCTATGAGGCGGACTATCCGCTTTCCGCGGCCCGCGACGCGTTCAAGGGCTTCGCGAAGTCTGCACACATCCTGAAGGACGTTGACGCGCCGTTCCCGTGGATGACCATGGACAAGGCGAAGGGCGGCGGCGTGATTGCCTGA